Proteins encoded together in one Impatiens glandulifera chromosome 1, dImpGla2.1, whole genome shotgun sequence window:
- the LOC124920294 gene encoding methyl-CpG-binding domain-containing protein 5-like, with the protein MSDPTLPSNSPNRPMSDSPASDGGDPIQEDPLLQSGSFIEPTFKDDHPARNGDVHEAEPSSAQSKRPFKPVSAPERPDWLPEGWGFDFRIRNSGVSAGTYDRYYIDPASNRRLRSKKEVQHYLETGMLKRPADTAENTPLSSSTKSQKGETSASSNTESSDGWSFDKVNVPDEIRWSLTDATNDKWCAISGNEIVPESTTLVWKDYYFLAANQ; encoded by the exons ATGTCGGATCCAACCCTTCCTTCGAACTCTCCGAACCGACCTATGTCCGACAGTCCAGCTTCCGACGGCGGCGACCCTATTCAGGAGGACCCTCTTCTCCAATCTGGCAGTTTCATTGAGCCAACTTTCAAAGATGACCACCCAGCGCGAAACGGCGATGTGCATGAAGCTGAACCATCCTCCGCACAATCGAAGCGCCCTTTCAAACCTGTCTCTGCGCCGGAGAGGCCGGATTGGCTGCCGGAAGGATGGGGATTTGATTTCAGAATCCGAAACTCCGGTGTCTCTGCAGGGACGTATGATAGG TACTACATCGACCCTGCTTCAAACCGTCGATTAAGGTCGAAAAAAGAAGTGCAGCATTACCTTGAGACGGGTATGCTAAAACGACCGGCGGACACTGCAGAAAAT ACCCCTTTGAGCAGCAGTACTAAAAGCCAAAAGGGGGAGACATCAGCGTCATCAAATACAGAAAGTTCCGATGGATGGAGCTTTGATAAGGTAAATGTGCCTGATGAGATTAGATGGTCACTAACCGATGCAACCAATGACAAGTGGTGTGCGATTAGTGGCAACGAAATTGTACCGGAATCAACAACCCTTGTTTGGAAAGATTATTATTTCCTTGCCGCTAACCAATAG
- the LOC124920301 gene encoding methyl-CpG-binding domain-containing protein 5-like: protein MSSNKSQKGKKSTSNTKRSDEWSFHQMNVPDQYYIDPASNRRLRSKKEVQHYLETGMLKRPAGTAENFYIKQTPLSSSTKSQKGETSASSNTESSDGWSFDKVNVPDEIRWSLTDATNDKWCAISGNEIVSESTTLVWKAYYFLVANQ from the exons ATGAGCAGCAATAAAAGCCAAAAGGGGAAGAAATCAACATCGAATACAAAAAGATCTGATGAATGGAGCTTTCATCAAATGAATGTTCCTGATCAG TACTACATCGACCCTGCTTCAAACCGTCGATTAAGGTCGAAAAAAGAAGTGCAGCATTACCTTGAGACGGGTATGCTAAAACGACCGGCGGGCACTGCAGAAAAT TTTTACATAAAACAGACCCCTTTGAGCAGCAGTACTAAAAGCCAAAAGGGGGAGACATCAGCGTCATCCAATACAGAAAGTTCCGATGGATGGAGCTTTGATAAGGTAAATGTGCCTGATGAGATTAGATGGTCACTAACCGATGCAACCAATGACAAGTGGTGTGCGATTAGTGGCAACGAAATTGTATCGGAATCAACAACCCTTGTGTGGAAAGCTTATTATTTCCTTGTCGCTAACCAATAG